The following coding sequences are from one Ruminococcus flavefaciens AE3010 window:
- a CDS encoding HAD hydrolase-like protein has product MISNFDTLLFDLDGTLTDSTEGIVKCLEYALERMGYDIPEDTNKFLGPPLYTSFAEFCGMNEEQVNEAVGIFRERYSTVGLFENRVYDGIPEMLKRLQDGGKRIMVATSKPEVYAVRIFDRFGLSPFFEIVGGANINGTRNNKDEVIEYVLEKADISDRSRVLMIGDRRQDVLGAHKTGLKCMGILWGFGSIEELTEAGADYIAETPEKAADMLL; this is encoded by the coding sequence ATGATAAGTAATTTCGATACACTTTTATTCGATCTGGACGGCACTCTTACAGACTCCACCGAGGGCATAGTCAAGTGCCTTGAATACGCCTTAGAGCGCATGGGCTACGATATTCCCGAGGATACCAATAAATTTCTCGGGCCGCCGCTGTACACCTCCTTTGCGGAGTTCTGCGGCATGAACGAGGAGCAGGTCAACGAGGCTGTAGGGATATTCCGCGAGAGGTACTCCACCGTGGGACTGTTCGAGAACCGCGTCTACGACGGTATCCCCGAAATGCTGAAAAGGCTTCAGGACGGCGGCAAAAGGATAATGGTCGCCACAAGCAAGCCCGAGGTATACGCAGTGCGTATCTTTGACAGGTTCGGGCTCTCCCCTTTCTTTGAAATAGTGGGCGGAGCCAATATCAACGGCACCCGCAACAACAAGGACGAGGTCATCGAGTACGTTCTCGAAAAGGCAGATATTTCCGACAGGAGCCGCGTGCTCATGATAGGAGACCGCAGACAGGACGTTCTCGGCGCTCATAAGACAGGTCTGAAATGCATGGGTATACTCTGGGGCTTCGGCTCAATAGAGGAGCTCACGGAAGCAGGTGCTGACTACATCGCAGAAACACCCGAAAAAGCAGCGGATATGCTTTTATAG